The sequence TCTAGTTTGTAACACGGCAATACATGAACTAAAGCTTAAGCTTGTGGAGAAAAGCACCACAAACAACTAGACGAGATCTTACGGCGATGGAATGAGGGGCACAAGTTCTCAGTCAAATTCATATATAGGATGCTTTGCAACGGGAGTATTAGAGATGTTTTATCACTTAAGAACTGGGGGCTGCAAAATTTCATTGAAAGTGAAGATCTTTTTTATAGTTAGCACTTAAGAAAAGATTCGTCACAGTAGACAATCTACTTAAGAGAGGGCGGATAGGGACCAAGCTTGTGTACTCTCTGTTGACACTTGCCAGACAGTTCACCATCTATTTTTCAGATGTGTGTATAGTAGCTTTTTACTGGCCTCGATATTCGAGCGGTCTTGACGATGTGTGGCTTCTTTGGGAGAAGTTGGTACGAAGAGGAAACTCTCTAACTTATGGATTGAACGTGTTCACGCTGACGGCAATCTGGTGAACAATTTGGCTAGAAAGAAACAATATAATGTTTGCTCAAACCCTGTGACGATCATTGCGAGAATCAAGAACCttgcaagattttttttttttttttggagaaaaaaatagcatgttatctgtttcattcaaaaggaaaataaatttagctacaaaaTATGGAGACAGCTAAGGCCTCAATAAATAAGAACGTGAAAcacacgcgcgcacacacacgcacgcaaaaaaaaaaaaaNaaaaaaaaaaaagaaaaagaaaaactagacACCTTGCAAGATTTTGAAAAACATTTTGTTGacctttagttttttatttttatttttagaaaactagTTGTCATATATCTATAGCCAAGTTCATTATTATCAAACAATGAAGTTGGTAGCGTGTtaccttattatttttttttaaaaaaaatcaggcAATATAACTTTGGTGGTCCACAGCTGACGTGGCAGTCCTATTTCACGTAAAAGTTTCTCCTTAACTACGCTCACCTTACACGTCATTCTCCCAGTTTCTCCTTAACTACGCTCACCTTACACGTCATTCTCCCGAGTCAACACCTAGAAGCCCAGGGGTAAGCATCGTGACGAACTGCATGGAGTCTAtccatattttctatatttacgCGCGGCGCCGCGTGGGAAAAGAAAAATCCCGTGCGCGGCACCGCACGACGGCACGAGCCACCCAAACGCCGTTTACGAACCTTCCGTCGCGAATCTCCACGTAAATCCAACGGTCATATCACATCCCACGCGTCCGACTCGCGACCGTTCCCCTGTGTCCGCGTTTCCTCTGGTGCTAAGCAATGACTCATCCTCCGAAGGTCACGCGAAGCTCCACTGTGAAACCGAAAAAAAGTGCGCCCAAATACCAACCGAGTTTCGTGTGGGCCCCACCGAATATTTCTTACGTGTCACTCTCTGATTGGGCCTCGCCTTTTACTTGTTCTCCAAGTCGAGCTAGTTCGATACCTATATAAAGGGAACACTTGCATAGAGTGTGACACAAACACTGCAAGATATTGAGCTCTAATGAAACCTTATAACGACTTcaaaatagaagaagaagaagaagaagagaagaagcatAAATATATGGATACAATGAAAACGGCGAATCTCCTTCTATCCCTTTCATTGGGGTCGCATGTGATCGGAAAGCCGCGCAATAAGACAAAGAGATCGAGCactgcagccgccgccgccgacggtGTCTTCGAGTGCAAGACCTGCAGCCGCCGCTTCGCGACGTTCCAGGCCCTCGGTGGCCACCGCACGAGCCACAACCGCGCTCGGTCCCGACCCGACGGTTTGAGCCTGAGCCCGCGAGACGCGTCCAAGGCGAGGGTCCATGCGTGCGCGCTTTGCGGTGCCGGGTTTGCGATGGGGCAGGCGCTCGGCGGGCACATGCGCCGTCACCGGGCGACCGAAGTGGCAGATCTTATCGGAAAAAATAGTGCTATGGAGAAGGTTGTGAACTTGAATGAGAGTTCTTTGGAGGCTGGTTGTAGCGGGGGCTCCGAGTATCGCTTGTTGGAGTTGTTCGTGTAGTAAAATCATTAGCTAGTGTTTTAGTTTCTGCATATATGAAACATAGAGATTTGTTGATTCTTTCTTCGTGATATATTTtcagattttgtttttttatatgCATTATCTTTTAGTATGGTTCACGGTGTAAGTATTGATCTCATTATAGATGTTGATTAATAGTTATGAGCTTTTTTTAAGAttggtgtgtgtatatatatatatatatatatatatatatatatatatatatatatNTAAAAGAAATAGTTAAACCTGtccaaaaaattgaaagctagctaaattaactaaattaattaatcatagaAGTAGAAATATTATGTTTTGAATTTCCTTTACCCAATTGCAATATATTCTATATTCAAATCGAGCTCAAAATCAGCCATGTATAGAAGGACGTACACTTTACTAATTATGAATCTTGACGatttgtgtgtgtatatatatatatatatatatatatatatatatatatatatatatatatatatatgtgaacacGTATTTGAGTATAGTAATTAAAGTCAGCCTCTAGGCATAAGCATTACAGTAATcagattcaataaatttatttaaatcaacTCTATTAAGTAGTAATATCAGTTATGTAATTACAGTTGATTCacaacaaacaaattaattaatgttgAACTCAATCTTGATAATTCATTAAACTTAACGCTATTATCGTAATTTGTATGAACTACATGTGAATTTCATGCGCTTATATTAAAAGAGCGACGTTTGCAGTAGTTTTGAATGAaaatgtgattggatatataaaagatttagacactagtaataataattggatttaagtattttgagttggtgtttgggcctaacgagttattgttgctagtgggctggatcgttacatttggtattagagccgatTCATCAGCCAGAAAATGTGTGGCAAGTTTCGGCTAAGTCAGGATTTGAAAGACAAAATAATAGACGATGTCGGAGTGTGAATGACAAAATGACTGGCTATGTCTGGGTTTTGATgataaggctagcgagacgagtctcacatcgcttgatGATCTTAGGCTGTTTGTGTGTTTGGACTGACGAAGACGTAAGGACCTATGTGTGATGGCTCTCGACTGAGTCAGAGTCTAAAAGATAAGATGATAAGCGATGTCGGAGTCTaaatgacaaaatgaccaactATGTAAAGGTCTGAATGGCAAAActagtgagacgagtctcacatcgcacGATGATCTTGGGTTTAGGATCTTAACGGAGGAGTCTGTCACATcccaataatctcacatcgaacagaaataaaaatttgattggatgtataagagatttagacattagtaataataatggGTTTAAACATTTTAGGTCGGTGTCAGCCGGTCAACTTTCTTATGTGAACAAAGAAGATTTGGTGACTTGTATTCGTGCCTGTACATCACTTAAACACGCTTCCAGGTCAGTAGTGGCCTCCAACCGCTTTGTCTAAGTCGACAGTTATGTGGATGTTTCCTTACAAGTCTTAGGCTCTAATTTAAGACCATCTGAAAAGTGGGTGGCTTACGTAcagttatttttctaataaaaataaaactttcgcAAAATCTTGCTGCCTAAGCTATTCATCTCCAGAAATTCGGATGACATATCttagctttaaattttaatttatcaccCAAACTTTCAGAATTGATACTATTAAGTTTCACCATCTAATTTAGATTACTAAATATTGATACATCGTTGGCGtaaaaataatgcaacattATAATTATTGAGATAGCATCAATTAACTCATTTTTTGGTTAGCAGTACTTCAATGATTagtcaattaattaaattagattctaAACACGCACTTTAtcctaatttaaattcaaatatcaaaatctctcatttttttaagaaaatggtAACATTCTACCGCTTGGTTAttgttttctaaaattaaatttaactgaaaatatgaagcaagtaagtttgaaatttgaaaacttgaataataattttcaaattgcttgccacttgcactagaaaTGGACGTTTGGTATCAAAATATCTGTGCTTGAAAAATTGTGGGTTGGTTCTTGGGTGAAGGTGTGGACCCGGTTCACCGAATGAAAACAGTCGTCGGCCACCGCGGCGCGAACCGCGTAACGCAATATTTCTGCGGTGTGAAAACGCTGAACCCGCGGAAAATGACCACGAAGCAAATTAACCCATCTACACGTTTGAAACCTTCTTGTGGGCTCACATTACCCCGATGTCACATGTCTCGTCCTGATTGGACAAATTCTCCAACTTCCTCCCCAAAAGACTGGTCCACGAACAACGTGGCACGTCCTAATTGGTGGAGTTCCCTTGCTTCCTTTCCATgcaaaaaaaagtctaaaatacaCCAATTATATTACTGATAATACGATTAATCTTTTTGGATTCACTTTGTTCCATCATggttattagaatttttttttattatatttttctctcaagtagagaaatatgattgatttgttattgatAATATAGTGTAAGTGTTACATTGTAAGTTTTCTTAACTACAACATGCATGTAGTTATTGAGAACTGAGGAACCAAATACAAATGTGCATGTATATCAACCCCTTTCTTTTgagtaataataatatgtttAGAGCTCGATTTGAATCACAGGATTCACAGCAGaggagaaaaggaagagaaaagagcAGTTTGAAACAAACattcgtgaatatcgcttgctggAGCAGTTTCTATAGGAGTTTGATGCGATGCAaattcttttataattaattagatttgtTGTTTTGATCCTTCGTTTTGTCGCTCGAGTTCTAAAAGTTTGATGTGATAAAACATGAACTCAAGGAATAGATATAGAAACCGTGAAGTACAGCGTAAAATCAGCTTTACTCTCGCGttttatctatctatatctatatataaaaaagcaaTTAATaggatgaaaaatgatgtagaGAAAATCTCAGAACAGGGTGCAAGAATTTAATAACAATTATCAAAACATGTTAATTTGATGATGGATGTAGAGCtactaaaatcaacaaattaaggaatatatatatatatatatatatatatatatacacagcaTGAAATAGATTTCTCTCTCCGATCTTCTTTTCGCGTTCCCTTTCAATTTCTTAAATATCATGAACGCATCAACTGATTCAGTATATGGAATCTCAGATAATAATATTTCAGACAACATTGTAAAACTGCGAAAAAACATGAACTTATAGAATCTCACTGAAATTCAATTACGCAAGGCTAAAAGAAGCATGCATGATGCATCTGCTTCATACAGATAGTTAACTCATCCAACATTTCCAATCTAGTTAGTATTCGGTGTTGCGCTTTCACTCTCAAATAGCTCAAATTTTCTTTATTGTTTCGCCttttcctgtcatttaaaaattttcagcTACCTAGTGAATCTCTCGCCCACATTTGCGCTGCGCGCGATGGGAATGTACCCTTCTTTCGTCGTCCTCGGCTTTCGCGGCATGCATCCAGCATCTGCACCCTCAGTTCCCTTACAAAACTCAAGTTTCACCCCACTGCTATGCAGAATTTTGTGAAGAAGTGGTCGGTTTGATTAACTTAAacaacaaaaacagaaaaagaataGTTTCCGCGCCAACTCTTTATTCGGAGTACTCCATCATCTTATTCATGCAATTTTTGTCTCTCATTTCTAATCTCATCTTCCTCAAGTGCGTTACTTTGAGAACAAACACACTGCAGGTTCATCAAAAGTAAATTGAACGGCGAAACAAATGCCGAAAGAAACAGAGAGAGCTTGAACTTTACCTATTGACATTGCAAGACGATGATCTCTTCAACAGTGAGAGTTCTCCTGCACCATTTTCTCCGATGCTCTTCGCCTCAATCGAGCTCCCACCGTAGTACTCCACAGAAGAAGCAGGAATGTTATTTACTGCTTCTTTCACCGACACTGAGCTGCAGGGGATCAGATTCATTAGGACCGTCGAAGCCCTGAACCTGCCGCTCAAGCAACCGCCTGCCGTCCGATCCCCGTCGACCCGCGCAGTCGACGAGGCTGTTTTGAGGGGCGGTGGAAGCGCCTCCGGGCTCGACGACAAGCACGGCGGCGGCGAGATCTCCTCCCTCCGGAGCTCCGCTCGACAGTTAGAGTAGTCGGCAATGCAATCCTCTCGCGCTCTCCACGGCGGTCTCTCCTCCGTCTGCGTCGACGCGTCGGCCGATCCGACAGCCGTCTCCGCCGTTAGCCCACGAGAGTTCGGCACTGTATCGGTTTTTCGCGAATTGTGGAAGCCGAGATCGCCTCTGATGGATTTGGATGCGTCGAGAGGCTTCTCCGAGCTGGACGAAGAGGAAGCGGTCGCGGTGACCGAAGACGAGGCGGCGGTGGGAACGAGCTCCGTCCCCTTGAGCACGTACTCGTTGCTGTGGATCGGAGGGATCAAATCGTCGTCGGAGAGGTCGTGCCACACATATCCGTTCTTGTAGGCTCTGAATCAAACAGTTGGAGATCATCAACGAAGCAAGGGAGATAAGAACTTCATGTGTAAAGATCTTCTCAaacatttttctattttgacaTGCCTCCTcaactttgatttttttaaaaaaaatttaattgacatTTTCTATTGATATCGTTTTTCCATTTCAAAATGGCAAATAATTAATAGTTTAGAGAGTGttgatttttattaattaatcaatccAGCAGTTAATTAACCAgtcaattaattaagtaattaattaattaatgttacCGTTTGGAAGACCAGGAGTA is a genomic window of Ananas comosus cultivar F153 linkage group 13, ASM154086v1, whole genome shotgun sequence containing:
- the LOC109719530 gene encoding zinc finger protein ZAT11-like, translated to MKPYNDFKIEEEEEEEKKHKYMDTMKTANLLLSLSLGSHVIGKPRNKTKRSSTAAAAADGVFECKTCSRRFATFQALGGHRTSHNRARSRPDGLSLSPRDASKARVHACALCGAGFAMGQALGGHMRRHRATEVADLIGKNSAMEKVVNLNESSLEAGCSGGSEYRLLELFV
- the LOC109719638 gene encoding protein UPSTREAM OF FLC-like isoform X3, whose product is MASASASRGSAELPGDQRERAEASPERAKVWIEPKPPRRSSDKKKAVAVAAVVYYLSRNNHLEHPHYMEVTYSSDEGLFLRDFINRLNVLRGQWLGAMYSWSSKRAYKNGYVWHDLSDDDLIPPIHSNEYVLKGTELVPTAASSSVTATASSSSSSEKPLDASKSIRGDLGFHNSRKTDTVPNSRGLTAETAVGSADASTQTEERPPWRAREDCIADYSNCRAELRREEISPPPCLSSSPEALPPPLKTASSTARVDGDRTAGGCLSGRFRASTVLMNLIPCSSVSVKEAVNNIPASSVEYYGGSSIEAKSIGENGAGELSLLKRSSSCNVNRELRVQMLDACRESRGRRKKGTFPSRAAQMWARDSLGS
- the LOC109719638 gene encoding protein UPSTREAM OF FLC-like isoform X2 codes for the protein MASASASRGSAELPGDQRERAEASPERAKVWIEPKPPRRSSDKKKAVAVAAVVYYLSRNNHLEHPHYMEVTYSSDEGLFLRDFINRLNVLRGQWLGAMYSWSSKRAYKNGYVWHDLSDDDLIPPIHSNEYVLKGTELVPTAASSSVTATASSSSSSEKPLDASKSIRGDLGFHNSRKTDTVPNSRGLTAETAVGSADASTQTEERPPWRAREDCIADYSNCRAELRREEISPPPCLSSSPEALPPPLKTASSTARVDGDRTAGGCLSGRFRASTVLMNLIPCSSVSVKEAVNNIPASSVEYYGGSSIEAKSIGENGAGELSLLKRSSSCNVNSGVKLEFCKGTEGADAGCMPRKPRTTKEGYIPIARSANVGERFTR
- the LOC109719638 gene encoding protein UPSTREAM OF FLC-like isoform X1, yielding MASASASRGSAELPGDQRERAEASPERAKVWIEPKPPRRSSDKKKAVAVAAVVYYLSRNNHLEHPHYMEVTYSSDEGLFLRDFINRLNVLRGQWLGAMYSWSSKRAYKNGYVWHDLSDDDLIPPIHSNEYVLKGTELVPTAASSSVTATASSSSSSEKPLDASKSIRGDLGFHNSRKTDTVPNSRGLTAETAVGSADASTQTEERPPWRAREDCIADYSNCRAELRREEISPPPCLSSSPEALPPPLKTASSTARVDGDRTAGGCLSGRFRASTVLMNLIPCSSVSVKEAVNNIPASSVEYYGGSSIEAKSIGENGAGELSLLKRSSSCNVNSSGVKLEFCKGTEGADAGCMPRKPRTTKEGYIPIARSANVGERFTR
- the LOC109719638 gene encoding uncharacterized protein LOC109719638 isoform X4 encodes the protein MASASASRGSAELPGDQRERAEASPERAKVWIEPKPPRRSSDKKKAVAVAAVVYYLSRNNHLEHPHYMEVTYSSDEGLFLRDFINRLNVLRGQWLGAMYSWSSKRAYKNGYVWHDLSDDDLIPPIHSNEYVLKGTELVPTAASSSVTATASSSSSSEKPLDASKSIRGDLGFHNSRKTDTVPNSRGLTAETAVGSADASTQTEERPPWRAREDCIADYSNCRAELRREEISPPPCLSSSPEALPPPLKTASSTARVDGDRTAGGCLSGRFRASTVLMNLIPCSSVSVKEAVNNIPASSVEYYGGSSIEAKSIGENGAGELSLLKRSSSCNVNSNALEEDEIRNERQKLHE